The Cellulomonas wangleii genome includes a region encoding these proteins:
- a CDS encoding putative protein N(5)-glutamine methyltransferase produces MTSGPPPATPVGPGAGVPAEPPAALVARLRAAGCVFAEDEAVLLLAAAAERRRTGGHGAAAQAPDGSPGSSPEDEEPPGDEPGPAEDAMLAALVARRLAGEPLETVLGWVAFAGLRLLVGPGVFVPRRRTELLARTAVGLARGAGSTRATGPAVVVEACCGVAPVAAVVARDVPGADVHAADLDPVAVTWAARNLAGTGRAWAGDLLDPLPADLRGRVDVLVANAPYVPHDAIATMPPEAREHEPHLALDGGPDGLTVQRRLLAAAPAWVAPGGHVLVETSVGQAAATRAACPAGWATEVLHDDDVDGTVVVARRPG; encoded by the coding sequence GTGACCTCCGGACCGCCCCCCGCGACACCCGTCGGGCCCGGCGCCGGGGTGCCCGCGGAACCCCCGGCCGCGCTCGTCGCGCGGCTGCGCGCGGCGGGCTGCGTGTTCGCGGAGGACGAGGCCGTGCTGCTGCTCGCCGCGGCGGCGGAGCGCCGGCGGACCGGCGGGCACGGCGCGGCTGCGCAGGCGCCCGACGGGTCGCCCGGCTCGTCGCCCGAGGACGAGGAGCCGCCCGGCGACGAGCCGGGCCCGGCCGAGGACGCGATGCTCGCCGCGCTCGTGGCACGCCGCCTCGCGGGCGAGCCCTTGGAGACCGTGCTCGGCTGGGTCGCGTTCGCGGGGCTGCGGCTGCTGGTCGGGCCGGGCGTGTTCGTGCCGCGGCGCCGCACGGAGCTGCTGGCGCGCACGGCGGTAGGGCTGGCCCGCGGCGCGGGGTCGACGCGTGCGACGGGGCCGGCGGTCGTCGTCGAGGCGTGCTGCGGCGTGGCACCCGTCGCCGCGGTCGTCGCGCGGGACGTGCCCGGGGCGGACGTGCACGCGGCCGACCTGGACCCCGTGGCCGTGACGTGGGCGGCCCGCAACCTCGCCGGCACGGGCCGCGCCTGGGCGGGCGACCTGCTCGACCCGCTGCCCGCGGACCTGCGCGGCCGGGTCGACGTGCTCGTGGCGAACGCCCCCTACGTCCCGCACGACGCGATCGCGACCATGCCGCCCGAGGCGCGCGAGCACGAGCCGCACCTCGCGCTCGACGGCGGCCCGGACGGCCTCACGGTGCAGCGTCGGCTGCTGGCCGCCGCGCCCGCGTGGGTCGCGCCCGGCGGGCACGTGCTCGTCGAGACCAGCGTCGGCCAGGCCGCGGCGACGCGGGCGGCGTGCCCGGCGGGCTGGGCGACCGAGGTGCTGCACGACGACGACGTCGACGGCACGGTCGTCGTCGCGCGCCGCCCCGGCTGA
- a CDS encoding hemolysin family protein codes for MTADTWADIGLVLLFIVIGGVFAGTELALVSLRESQLGQIEKQGARGARVAAVARNPNRFLAAVQIGVTVAGFFSAAFGASTLASSLAPVFVSLGMARGTAEGVALVVLTLVIAYLSLVLGELVPKRIAMQQASRVSLWVGPPLDRFAALMTPVIWLLSKSTNGVVRLLGFDPAATSDQMSDQELRDLVRTHPDLPEDERRLIDDVFDAGDRSLVEVMRPRADVAFLAADAPIAQAARVVGTLPYSRYPVTGEDFDDIVGFVHVRDLLAPVARAVREADLDPDTHGRAGVVEAIIEVAATTVGDVTRPIVSLPGTNAVLPTLSTMRRTGAHIAVVVDEYGGTDGIVTLEDLLEELVGDIVDEYDPVPVRVAGATDVDAGLSLEDFADRTGVVLPEGPYETVAGYVLARLGRIAQPGDVVDVDPDQDDDAGTRTVLRVRRVDRRRITGVRVERVPVAAQDDAPGSQPRA; via the coding sequence GTGACCGCCGACACCTGGGCCGACATCGGCCTCGTCCTGCTGTTCATCGTCATCGGCGGCGTGTTCGCCGGCACCGAGCTCGCCCTGGTGTCGCTGCGCGAGTCGCAGCTCGGGCAGATCGAGAAGCAGGGGGCGCGCGGCGCCCGGGTCGCCGCCGTGGCGCGCAACCCCAACCGGTTCCTCGCGGCCGTGCAGATCGGCGTCACGGTCGCCGGGTTCTTCTCGGCGGCGTTCGGGGCGTCCACGCTCGCGTCGTCGCTCGCGCCCGTCTTCGTGTCCCTGGGCATGGCGCGCGGCACCGCCGAGGGGGTCGCGCTGGTCGTCCTCACGCTGGTGATCGCGTACCTGTCGCTCGTGCTGGGCGAGCTGGTGCCCAAGCGGATCGCCATGCAGCAGGCCTCGCGGGTGTCGCTCTGGGTGGGCCCGCCGCTGGACCGCTTCGCCGCCCTGATGACGCCGGTGATCTGGCTGCTGTCGAAGTCCACGAACGGCGTGGTGCGCCTGCTGGGGTTCGACCCCGCGGCCACGAGCGACCAGATGAGCGACCAGGAGCTGCGGGACCTGGTCCGCACCCACCCCGACCTCCCCGAGGACGAGCGCCGGCTCATCGACGACGTCTTCGACGCGGGCGACCGGTCGCTGGTCGAGGTGATGCGGCCGCGCGCCGACGTCGCGTTCCTCGCGGCCGACGCCCCGATCGCGCAGGCCGCCCGGGTCGTCGGGACGCTGCCGTACTCGCGCTACCCCGTCACCGGTGAGGACTTCGACGACATCGTCGGGTTCGTGCACGTCCGGGACCTGCTCGCGCCGGTGGCGCGCGCCGTGCGCGAGGCGGACCTCGACCCGGACACGCACGGGCGCGCCGGCGTCGTCGAGGCGATCATCGAGGTCGCGGCCACCACGGTCGGGGACGTGACCCGTCCGATCGTGTCGCTGCCCGGCACCAACGCCGTGCTCCCGACGCTGTCGACCATGCGGCGCACGGGGGCGCACATCGCCGTCGTGGTCGACGAGTACGGCGGCACCGACGGCATCGTCACGCTCGAGGACCTGCTCGAGGAGCTCGTGGGGGACATCGTCGACGAGTACGACCCCGTCCCCGTGCGGGTGGCCGGCGCCACCGACGTGGACGCCGGGCTCTCGCTCGAGGACTTCGCGGACCGCACGGGCGTCGTGCTCCCGGAGGGTCCGTACGAGACCGTCGCCGGCTACGTCCTCGCGCGGCTGGGTCGCATCGCGCAGCCCGGGGACGTCGTCGACGTGGACCCCGACCAGGACGACGACGCCGGGACGCGGACCGTCCTGCGCGTGCGGCGGGTCGACCGGCGTCGGATCACCGGCGTGCGCGTCGAGCGGGTGCCGGTCGCCGCGCAGGACGACGCGCCGGGGTCGCAGCCCCGGGCCTGA
- a CDS encoding endo-1,4-beta-xylanase, which yields MPSARPVPSALRPVVAAAAALVALALVAAGALVSSLATPAGALSPAVVLTSDFESGLDGWQARGAASVSTTATGARGAGSLLVQDRVDPWDGALIPVTEIFEPGTTYTIGLWLRLPDGAGTADLRVSVQRDLDGQPSYETLTTVEGVSSQWRQVTATYTPGLFDTASLYVESVSSPADVMVDDVLVSGVRYTPDLSLTPVSDAVSVPFGIAVEPQDLLGGRGDLLAHHAEQITPGNQMKPDAIQPTEGTFTFAAADGLVDWAIEHDMRVYGHTLLWHQQTPDWFFQRDGAALTTSAADQALLRERLRTHIEAVADHYRETYGEYGTPGNPIFAFDVVNEVIDESQPDGLRRSEWYRVLGPSYIADAFRYARAAFGPEVLLFINDYNTEYPDKRAPYLRLVTDLLAQGVPVDGVGHQLHVEVGRSIPMVEDTIEAFEALDVTQAVTELDVSAYRDSGESWTQPPADRLLEQGYYYRDMLAMLERHASSFESITIWGLEDSRTWLRSGAAPLLFDGALQAKPAYWGIVDPSRIGATPTPTPSVTATPGVTPTVTPTPSVTPTPSVTPTVTATPSVTPTPADPRACRVAYTTNDWNTGFTAGVRVTNTGTSALSGWTLTFSLDGGQRVTQGWSASWTQSGARVTATNAAWNGSLAPGGSVDIGFNGSHTGSNPRPTSFALGGVPCAVG from the coding sequence ATGCCGTCCGCCCGTCCCGTCCCGTCGGCCCTCCGGCCCGTCGTCGCCGCTGCGGCGGCCCTGGTCGCCCTCGCCCTGGTCGCCGCCGGCGCCCTGGTGTCGTCGCTCGCCACCCCCGCCGGCGCGCTGTCGCCGGCCGTGGTGCTGACGAGCGACTTCGAGTCCGGCCTCGACGGCTGGCAGGCGCGCGGCGCCGCGAGCGTGAGCACCACGGCGACCGGTGCCCGGGGCGCCGGGAGCCTGCTGGTGCAGGACCGCGTCGACCCGTGGGACGGCGCGCTGATCCCTGTCACCGAGATCTTCGAGCCGGGCACGACCTACACGATCGGCCTGTGGCTGCGGCTGCCCGACGGCGCCGGCACCGCCGACCTGCGGGTCTCGGTGCAGCGTGACCTCGACGGGCAGCCGTCGTACGAGACGCTCACCACCGTCGAGGGCGTCTCCAGCCAGTGGCGGCAGGTGACGGCGACCTACACCCCCGGCCTGTTCGACACCGCGTCGCTCTACGTCGAGTCCGTCTCCTCGCCCGCCGACGTCATGGTCGACGACGTCCTGGTGTCGGGCGTCCGCTACACCCCCGACCTCTCGCTGACGCCCGTCTCGGACGCGGTGTCCGTGCCGTTCGGCATCGCGGTGGAGCCGCAGGACCTGCTCGGCGGCCGCGGCGACCTGCTCGCGCACCACGCCGAGCAGATCACGCCCGGCAACCAGATGAAGCCCGACGCGATCCAGCCGACCGAGGGCACCTTCACGTTCGCGGCGGCCGACGGCCTGGTCGACTGGGCGATCGAGCACGACATGCGCGTCTACGGGCACACGCTGCTGTGGCACCAGCAGACGCCGGACTGGTTCTTCCAGCGCGACGGTGCGGCGCTGACCACGTCGGCGGCCGACCAGGCGCTGCTGCGCGAGCGGCTGCGCACCCACATCGAGGCGGTCGCCGACCACTACCGCGAGACGTACGGCGAGTACGGCACGCCCGGCAACCCGATCTTCGCGTTCGACGTGGTCAACGAGGTCATCGACGAGAGCCAGCCCGACGGCCTGCGCCGCAGCGAGTGGTACCGGGTCCTCGGACCGTCGTACATCGCCGACGCCTTCCGCTACGCCCGCGCCGCGTTCGGCCCCGAGGTGCTGCTGTTCATCAACGACTACAACACCGAGTACCCCGACAAGCGCGCGCCGTACCTGCGGCTCGTCACCGACCTGCTCGCCCAGGGTGTGCCCGTCGACGGCGTGGGCCACCAGCTGCACGTCGAGGTCGGTCGCTCGATCCCGATGGTCGAGGACACGATCGAGGCGTTCGAGGCCCTCGACGTGACCCAGGCGGTCACCGAGCTCGACGTCTCCGCGTACCGCGACTCCGGCGAGTCGTGGACGCAGCCGCCCGCCGACCGCCTGCTCGAGCAGGGGTACTACTACCGCGACATGCTCGCGATGCTCGAGCGTCACGCCTCGTCGTTCGAGTCGATCACGATCTGGGGCCTGGAGGACTCGCGGACGTGGCTGCGGTCCGGTGCGGCGCCGCTCCTGTTCGACGGCGCGCTGCAGGCCAAGCCCGCGTACTGGGGGATCGTGGACCCGTCCCGCATCGGTGCGACGCCCACGCCGACGCCCTCGGTGACCGCGACGCCCGGGGTCACGCCGACGGTCACGCCCACGCCGAGCGTCACGCCCACGCCGAGCGTCACGCCGACCGTCACGGCGACGCCCAGCGTCACGCCGACTCCCGCCGACCCGCGCGCGTGCCGGGTCGCGTACACGACGAACGACTGGAACACCGGCTTCACGGCGGGTGTCCGCGTCACCAACACCGGGACCTCGGCGTTGTCGGGGTGGACGCTGACGTTCAGCCTCGACGGTGGGCAGCGGGTGACGCAGGGCTGGTCGGCGTCCTGGACGCAGTCCGGAGCCCGCGTCACGGCCACCAACGCCGCGTGGAACGGGTCGCTCGCGCCGGGCGGGTCGGTCGACATCGGCTTCAACGGCTCGCACACGGGCAGCAACCCGCGTCCGACGTCGTTCGCGCTCGGCGGCGTCCCGTGCGCGGTCGGGTGA
- a CDS encoding DUF501 domain-containing protein: protein MPARPDPTAHRDVPGPSALPDAPTPVTPGTDAVSPRDVEVLREQLGRPPRGVVGVAARCVCGRPLVVRTAPRLDDGTPFPTTYYLTSPQAVAAVSAVEATGVMKELTARLVEDEELAAGHRRAHEAYLADREALGHVPEIAGVSAGGMPHRVKCLHVLVAHALAAGPGVNPVGDLALEMIAERWRPDRCTC from the coding sequence GTGCCCGCACGACCCGACCCCACCGCGCACCGCGACGTCCCCGGACCCTCCGCGCTGCCCGACGCGCCCACCCCCGTCACCCCCGGGACGGACGCTGTCAGCCCGCGCGACGTCGAGGTGCTGCGGGAGCAGCTCGGTCGCCCGCCGCGCGGCGTCGTCGGTGTGGCGGCGCGCTGCGTGTGCGGGCGCCCGCTGGTGGTCCGCACGGCCCCGCGGCTCGACGACGGCACGCCCTTCCCCACGACGTACTACCTGACGTCGCCGCAGGCGGTGGCCGCCGTCAGCGCCGTCGAGGCGACCGGTGTGATGAAGGAGCTGACCGCGCGGCTGGTCGAGGACGAGGAGCTCGCGGCGGGGCACCGGCGCGCCCACGAGGCCTACCTCGCGGACCGCGAGGCGCTCGGTCACGTACCCGAGATCGCGGGCGTCTCCGCCGGGGGCATGCCGCACCGCGTCAAGTGCCTGCACGTCCTGGTCGCGCACGCGCTGGCCGCCGGACCCGGGGTCAACCCGGTGGGGGACCTGGCGCTGGAGATGATCGCCGAGCGCTGGCGCCCCGACCGCTGCACCTGCTGA
- a CDS encoding Ppx/GppA phosphatase family protein: MTRVAAIDCGTNSIRLLVADVDPAAGTLVDLERSNEVVRLGQGVDRTGLLAPEALSRTLDATRRYHEVCERLGVERVRFVATSATRDARNRDEFVAGVRDALGVDPEVVAGDEEARLSFRGATGVLATRFDGPFLVVDLGGGSTELVLGTGAPEAAVSMDVGSVRLTERHLHDDPPTAAQVAAADADVHAALDAAAAVVPLGRTVTLVGLAGSVTTLTAHALGLDHYDRDRIDGAVLGVDDVLAACEDMLARTREQRAALPYLHPGRVDVIGAGALVWRDVVRRVRAAVAAAGGELTQVVTSEHDILDGIAWSIAEG, from the coding sequence GTGACACGCGTGGCTGCCATCGACTGCGGGACCAACTCCATCCGTCTGCTCGTCGCGGACGTCGACCCGGCGGCGGGGACCCTCGTCGACCTGGAGCGCAGCAACGAGGTGGTGCGCCTGGGCCAGGGCGTCGACCGCACCGGCCTGCTGGCGCCCGAGGCGCTCTCGCGCACCCTCGACGCCACCCGCCGGTACCACGAGGTCTGCGAGCGGCTCGGCGTGGAGCGGGTGCGGTTCGTCGCGACCTCGGCCACGCGGGACGCGCGCAACCGTGACGAGTTCGTCGCGGGCGTGCGGGACGCGCTGGGCGTGGACCCCGAGGTCGTCGCCGGCGACGAGGAGGCGCGGCTGTCGTTCCGTGGCGCGACCGGCGTGCTCGCGACCCGGTTCGACGGGCCGTTCCTGGTGGTGGACCTGGGCGGCGGCTCGACCGAGCTGGTGCTGGGCACGGGCGCACCCGAGGCCGCGGTGTCCATGGACGTCGGCTCGGTCCGGCTGACCGAGCGGCACCTGCACGACGACCCGCCGACCGCGGCGCAGGTCGCGGCGGCCGACGCCGACGTGCACGCGGCGCTCGATGCCGCGGCGGCCGTGGTCCCGCTGGGACGCACGGTGACCCTCGTCGGGCTGGCCGGGTCGGTGACGACGCTCACGGCGCACGCGCTGGGCCTGGACCACTACGACCGGGACCGGATCGACGGTGCCGTCCTCGGTGTCGACGACGTGCTCGCGGCGTGCGAGGACATGCTGGCCCGCACGCGTGAGCAGCGCGCGGCGCTGCCGTACCTGCACCCGGGGCGTGTCGACGTCATCGGTGCCGGGGCGCTCGTGTGGCGTGACGTGGTGCGGCGGGTGCGGGCCGCCGTCGCCGCCGCCGGTGGTGAGCTGACGCAGGTCGTCACCTCCGAGCACGACATCCTCGACGGCATCGCCTGGAGCATCGCCGAGGGCTGA
- the pntB gene encoding Re/Si-specific NAD(P)(+) transhydrogenase subunit beta — MLTSLAQAVYLIAAILFVLSLAGLSKQETARRGNLYGMAGMALALLATVALAADVSQRAVPVTLFLIAMALALGAGIGIWRARSVEMTQMPEMIAVLHSFVGLAAVLVGFNSFLTEEPDAVHLVEVFLGVLIGAVTFTGSIVAFLKLSARIKSAPLMLPGRNWLNLGALVASGGLMAWFLADHSLLPLALMTVVALALGWHLVASIGGGDMPVVVSMLNSYSGWAAAAAGFMLSNDLLIIVGALVGSSGAILSFIMCKAMNRSFVSVILGGFGAEGGKVAAGDTDYGEHREVTAVEVADMLRDAQRVVIAPGYGMAVAKAQYPVADLVSKLRGQGVDVRFAVHPVAGRLPGHMNVLLAEAKVPYDIVLEMDEINDDFADTDVVLVIGANDTVNPSALDDPSSPIAGMPVLEVWKAKQVIVFKRSMATGYAGVQNPLFFRENTAMLFGDAKDQVEQIVAPLTVG, encoded by the coding sequence GTGCTCACGTCACTGGCCCAGGCCGTCTACCTGATCGCGGCGATCCTCTTCGTGCTGTCCCTGGCAGGGCTCAGCAAGCAGGAGACCGCCCGTCGCGGCAACCTCTACGGCATGGCGGGCATGGCCCTCGCGCTGCTCGCCACGGTCGCGCTCGCCGCCGACGTCTCCCAGCGGGCCGTGCCCGTGACGCTGTTCCTCATCGCCATGGCGCTCGCGCTCGGTGCGGGCATCGGCATCTGGCGCGCCCGCAGCGTCGAGATGACGCAGATGCCCGAGATGATCGCGGTGCTGCACTCGTTCGTCGGCCTGGCGGCCGTGCTCGTCGGCTTCAACTCGTTCCTCACCGAGGAGCCGGACGCGGTCCACCTGGTCGAGGTGTTCCTCGGCGTGCTCATCGGTGCCGTCACCTTCACCGGGTCGATCGTCGCCTTCCTCAAGCTGTCGGCGCGGATCAAGAGCGCGCCGCTCATGCTGCCGGGTCGCAACTGGCTGAACCTCGGTGCGCTCGTCGCGTCGGGCGGGCTCATGGCCTGGTTCCTGGCGGACCACTCCCTGCTGCCGCTCGCGCTGATGACGGTGGTCGCCCTCGCGCTCGGCTGGCACCTGGTGGCGTCGATCGGCGGCGGCGACATGCCCGTCGTCGTGTCGATGCTCAACTCGTACTCCGGGTGGGCCGCGGCGGCGGCCGGGTTCATGCTGAGCAACGACCTGCTCATCATCGTCGGCGCGCTCGTCGGGTCCTCCGGCGCGATCCTCTCGTTCATCATGTGCAAGGCGATGAACCGGTCGTTCGTCTCGGTGATCCTCGGTGGGTTCGGGGCCGAGGGCGGCAAGGTCGCGGCGGGCGACACGGACTACGGCGAGCACCGCGAGGTCACGGCGGTCGAGGTCGCCGACATGCTGCGCGACGCGCAGCGCGTGGTCATCGCCCCCGGCTACGGCATGGCCGTCGCCAAGGCGCAGTACCCCGTGGCCGACCTGGTGTCGAAGCTGCGCGGCCAGGGCGTCGACGTGCGGTTCGCCGTGCACCCGGTCGCCGGCCGCCTGCCCGGGCACATGAACGTGCTGCTGGCCGAGGCGAAGGTGCCGTACGACATCGTCCTGGAGATGGACGAGATCAACGACGACTTCGCGGACACCGACGTCGTGCTGGTCATCGGCGCCAACGACACCGTGAACCCCTCCGCGCTGGACGACCCGTCGTCGCCGATCGCGGGCATGCCCGTGCTCGAGGTCTGGAAGGCCAAGCAGGTGATCGTGTTCAAGCGGTCGATGGCCACCGGGTACGCGGGCGTGCAGAACCCGCTGTTCTTCCGTGAGAACACCGCGATGCTGTTCGGCGACGCCAAGGACCAGGTGGAGCAGATCGTCGCACCGCTGACGGTCGGCTGA
- a CDS encoding FtsB family cell division protein, with protein MFTVRAMVFSLVLLVAFVLVYPTLGSYLQSRAEVEQLRAATEAARAENADLEAELRRWDDDAYVIAQARERLSFVMPGETAFRVVDPEVVPDAPVAADGPAASPVDGSTQPWYATVWESVQVAGALDVDGEPPADPVAPADDPPLPAEPTVPTD; from the coding sequence ATGTTCACGGTGCGGGCGATGGTGTTCTCGTTGGTGCTGCTCGTGGCGTTCGTGCTGGTGTACCCGACCCTGGGCTCGTACCTGCAGTCGCGGGCCGAGGTCGAGCAGCTGCGGGCCGCCACCGAGGCGGCCCGCGCCGAGAACGCCGACCTCGAGGCCGAGCTGCGGCGGTGGGACGACGACGCGTACGTCATCGCCCAGGCCCGCGAGCGGCTGTCGTTCGTGATGCCGGGGGAGACCGCGTTCCGCGTCGTCGACCCGGAGGTCGTGCCCGACGCCCCGGTGGCGGCTGACGGTCCGGCGGCCTCGCCCGTCGACGGCTCGACGCAGCCCTGGTACGCGACGGTCTGGGAGTCCGTGCAGGTCGCCGGTGCGCTGGACGTCGACGGCGAGCCGCCGGCCGACCCGGTGGCGCCCGCCGACGACCCGCCCCTGCCGGCGGAGCCCACGGTCCCCACGGACTGA
- a CDS encoding PadR family transcriptional regulator, producing MDTTQLLKGVLDLAVLAVVADEDGYGYDVVRRLRAAGIEEVGDASVYGTLRRLYSSGALTSYVVPSDEGPHRKYYGINAEGRAVLSAQRKDWYEFAGTMQRLLGTEEVA from the coding sequence ATGGACACCACGCAGCTGCTCAAGGGAGTGCTCGACCTGGCCGTGCTCGCCGTCGTGGCGGACGAGGACGGCTACGGGTACGACGTGGTGCGGCGGCTGCGTGCCGCGGGCATCGAGGAGGTCGGGGACGCCTCCGTCTACGGGACGCTGCGGCGCCTGTACTCCTCCGGGGCGCTGACGTCGTACGTCGTGCCCAGCGACGAGGGGCCGCACCGCAAGTACTACGGCATCAACGCGGAGGGGCGGGCCGTGCTCAGCGCGCAGCGCAAGGACTGGTACGAGTTCGCAGGCACGATGCAGCGCCTGCTCGGGACGGAGGAGGTGGCATGA
- the eno gene encoding phosphopyruvate hydratase translates to MASIEAVGAREILDSRGNPTVEVEVALDDGTIARAAVPSGASTGAFEAVERRDSDDPRYGGKGVQGAVNAVIDEIGPELIGFEASEQRLVDAALIELDGTPNKGKLGANAILGVSLAVAKAAADSADLPLFRYVGGPNAHVLPVPMMNILNGGSHADSNVDVQEFMVAPIGAPTFREALRTGTEVYHSLKSVLKSNGLSTGLGDEGGFAPNLPSNRAALDLIITAIEKAGFVPGKDVALALDVAATEFFADDKYAFEGQKLQSAAMIEYYEALVADYPLVSIEDPLAEDDWEAWVALMARIGDKVQIVGDDLFVTNPERLAKGIQLKAANSLLVKLNQIGSLTETLDAVSLAQRNGFTTMTSHRSGETEDTTIADLSVATNAGQIKTGAPARGERINKYNQLLRIEEELDDAGVYAGASAFPRFQG, encoded by the coding sequence ATGGCCAGCATTGAGGCCGTCGGCGCCCGCGAGATTCTTGACTCGCGCGGCAACCCCACTGTCGAGGTCGAGGTCGCCCTCGACGACGGCACCATCGCCCGCGCGGCCGTCCCCTCGGGTGCGTCCACGGGCGCGTTCGAGGCCGTCGAGCGCCGCGACAGCGACGACCCCCGCTACGGCGGCAAGGGCGTCCAGGGCGCGGTCAACGCCGTGATCGACGAGATCGGCCCGGAGCTCATCGGCTTCGAGGCGAGCGAGCAGCGTCTCGTCGACGCCGCGCTCATCGAGCTCGACGGCACGCCCAACAAGGGCAAGCTCGGCGCCAACGCGATCCTCGGCGTCTCGCTGGCGGTCGCCAAGGCCGCGGCCGACTCGGCCGACCTGCCGCTGTTCCGCTACGTCGGCGGCCCCAACGCGCACGTCCTGCCCGTGCCGATGATGAACATCCTCAACGGTGGGTCGCACGCCGACTCCAACGTCGACGTCCAGGAGTTCATGGTCGCCCCGATCGGCGCCCCCACGTTCCGTGAGGCGCTGCGCACCGGCACCGAGGTCTACCACTCCCTGAAGTCCGTGCTGAAGAGCAACGGCCTGTCGACGGGTCTCGGCGACGAGGGCGGCTTCGCCCCCAACCTGCCGAGCAACCGTGCCGCGCTCGACCTCATCATCACCGCGATCGAGAAGGCCGGCTTCGTGCCCGGCAAGGACGTCGCGCTCGCGCTCGACGTCGCGGCGACGGAGTTCTTCGCCGACGACAAGTACGCGTTCGAGGGCCAGAAGCTGCAGTCGGCCGCGATGATCGAGTACTACGAGGCACTCGTCGCGGACTACCCGCTGGTCTCCATCGAGGACCCGCTGGCCGAGGACGACTGGGAGGCCTGGGTCGCGCTCATGGCGCGCATCGGCGACAAGGTCCAGATCGTCGGGGACGACCTGTTCGTCACCAACCCCGAGCGCCTCGCCAAGGGCATCCAGCTCAAGGCGGCCAACTCGCTGCTGGTCAAGCTCAACCAGATCGGCTCGCTCACCGAGACGCTCGACGCGGTCTCCCTCGCGCAGCGCAACGGCTTCACGACGATGACCTCGCACCGCTCCGGCGAGACCGAGGACACGACGATCGCCGACCTGTCGGTCGCGACGAACGCCGGCCAGATCAAGACCGGTGCCCCCGCCCGTGGCGAGCGCATCAACAAGTACAACCAGCTCCTGCGCATCGAGGAGGAGCTCGACGACGCCGGCGTCTACGCCGGTGCGAGCGCCTTCCCGCGCTTCCAGGGCTGA